From the Kiritimatiellia bacterium genome, the window TGACACTATCGGCGACATTTCCGTGCTGGCGCGCTTCGCCTTTTATAACAAGCTCATCACCAGCGAGCAGGAGGGTATTGTGGCGCGCAGCCTGAAATTGTCGCAGACCGCGGTGCGGGACATAATGGTGGCGCGTGAGGAGATAAAATATCTTTCAACGGACATGTCTCTGGCCGACGCTTTGATTGAAGCCCACCTGCACCATCACACACGTTATATCCTGGTTAACAAGGGCAATCTTGACGAGGTGCTCGGTTACGTGAACGTCAAGGATATTGTCAGCGCCCTGCAGACCAATCCGAAGGACCCTTCCCTGAAGGGCATCTCGCGCCCGATACCGGTTATAAAATCATCGCAATTTGCCACGGAATTGCTGAAGAGTCTGACCAAAAGCTACCAGCATATTGCCCTGGTGCACGATGCAGACGGGCGCACCGCCGGCCTGATTACCATTGAGGACGTGGTGGAGGCGATTGTCGGCGACATGGAGGATGAGTATGATATTTTGCCCGCCTATGTGTATCGTCTCTCGGACGTCCGTTTTATCGTGGGCGGAGGCGCCTCCCTGGAGCTCCTGAAAAGCCAGACCGGGTTTGATTTGCCCGACGAAGGCGCCACGGTTAATGATTTATTGCTTGGCCTTGTCGGGACGGGCCTTCCGGCCGTTGAGAAAAAAATCGCATACAAGGACATTGTTTTTATCATTCGCAAAATGCGCCGTTCAAAAATTCATGAAGTGATGGTTGAAGGCCGTCCGCAAGTTTAACGGTTTTTGCTGCCGCGCGGTTTTTGCGGGCCGCGCGCCGGAACGGGGTGGTTTCAAAACGGCCGGTTTCGTTTTCTATTTAAAAAAAAGGGGGAGGGTGCGAGCCGCGATTTATTTGTCGGCGCTGGTCTGGCCCGGCGCGGGGCAATACGCCCAGAAAAGATGGCTGGCGGGGACGTTTTATGCCGTGGTATTCCTGGCCGGCGTGGTGTTTCTGTTCGTGTCGGTTTTGACTCCATTGTTTCGGATGTTGTATGCGCTGGCGGATTTTTCCGGCCGGTCGGAAGAGTTTCTTGCGGTTCAGCCGTCCCTGCGGAACATTCTGCTTTCGTTCGGTTTTTTGTTTCTTGTTTATCTCGGCGGTCTGCTGGATACGATTATTTATTGCCGGCGGCGTGAGCGGGACGGTATATGAAAATATATGATTTTGATTTTGTGGTCATCGGCAGCGGCATCGCTGGATTGATGTCGGCCATTCATCTCGGCCGGCTGGGGCGTGTCTGTGTTCTGACAAAGAAAGACAGCGCTGAAAGCAATACCAATTATGCCCAGGGCGGCATTGCCTGCGTGTTTTCTTCCGACGACAGTTTTGAGGAGCATGTCCAGGACACGCTCACGGCCGGCGCCGGGCTCTGCGATGAAAAGGTGGTGCGCCGGATTGTCGCTTCAGGACCGGCGCGCATCGCGGAACTGGAAGTTCTGGGAATGAAGTTTGCCGAAGAAGAGACTTCCGGCGGCGTGCGTTACGACCTCGGCCGGGAGGGCGGGCATTCCAAGCGGCGGGTGCTGCATGCCGGCGATATTACCGGACGTGAAATTGAAAAAATTCTGCTGGAAAAGGCGCGCGCCTCAAAGGCCGTGATCATGGAGCATTGTCTGGCAATAGACCTGATCACCACCGGCTGGCTTGGGCTGAGCGGCCCGAACCGCTGTGTCGGCGGTTATTTCCTGAACAGGCGGACGGGCGAAATTTCGGCCTTCCGCGCCCCGCATACCGTTCTGGCAACCGGCGGAGGCGGCAAGGTGTATCTTTACACCAGCAATCCCGATATCGCCACCGGCGACGGTCTGGCCCTGGCATGGCGCGCGGGGGTGCCGATTAAAAACATGGAATTCATCCAGTTTCATCCGACCTGCCTGTATCACAGCGAAGCAAAATCGTTTTTAATCAGCGAGGCGGTCCGCGGCGAGGGGGCAGTCCTGGTGGATGCGGCCGGAAAACCTTTCATGGAACGTTACGATCCGCGCGGTTCACTGGCGCCGCGCGATATTGTCGCCCGCGCCATAGACCGTGAAATGAAAACCAGCGGCGCGAGATGCGTTTATCTGGACATCCGCTCCCAGTCGCCGGAGTTTTTAAAAAAACGGTTCCCGAATATTTACCGGACCTGCAAAACGTACGGTTTTGACATGGCCAGAGACCTGGTTCCGGTGGTTCCGGCGGCGCATTATTTTTGCGGCGGAGTGGAGGCGGCTGTTGACGGCGCGACGGCCTTGCCGGGACTCTATGCCTGCGGCGAGGTTGCCTGCACGGGGTTGCACGGCGCCAACCGTCTGGCCAGCAATTCCCTGCTGGAGGCGCTCGTCTGCGCTTTTGAAATGTCCGCGGCCGTTTCCCGCGTGCCGCGCCGGTTTGAGAAAGTTAAAATTCCGGACTGGCAGACCGGGGCGGCTGTGTCCAGCGACGAATCAATTGTAATCGCCCACAACTGGAACGAGGTGCGCACCTGTCTCTGGGATTACGTCGGCATTGTCCGCACGAACAAGCGGTTGGAGCGCGCGCGGCGGAGGATCGGCAATCTCCGCGCCGAAATTCAGGAATATTACTATGATTACGTGGTTACCGCCGACCTGCTTGAGCTCAGGAATATTGCCGCGGTCGGCGAGTTGATTGTCAGTTCGGCCGCCTTGCGGCATGAGAGCCGGGGACTGCATTATACGCTTGATTACCCGGGAAAAGACAACTCCCGTGCGCCGGTTGACACCGTTATCCGCGACAAACCCGGCGGGAAACTGTGGGGCGCGAACTGATTTTGCTCATGAACTGACGCCTGGTAGTCGCGGCTCTTCAGGCGTGATAAATTGTGCAAGATGTTTGCGCATGACGGCGAAGGTGCACCAGGAGGCCCGCGGCTTGTATTTCAGTTCAAGATTGGTTCTTATGTATTCCCCTTGTTTGTAATTGAAGGTTTTGCGGGAGGTGATGATTTGTCCCCAGGAACCGAGTTTGCCGACGATATTACACGGTTCCTCAAGGTTTTCCTGCCACTGGCGCGGAAAGAATTTCAGCCATTGCGGCGATGAATTCAGCCAGGTGAGAGTTCTCAGGACGCCATAACCGAACTCCTTTTCGCCGGCATCCATCAGCCGCAGGAGGCATTCGGCCGTGTAACGTTCTTCCGCGAGGATTGATTTCGGCGCGATGGAATTGGTGATGTGAAAGTTGCAATAGTCTGCCGGCAGTCCGCATGTGCTCGGCGCATCGTATCGGACGCAGCTTCCGTTGTATTTAGCGAGCACATTCTTTTCCCAGCGCAGGTTTTCCGACAGGAACCACTCCAGGTGCGGCTCAAGCATCCGCCATCCGTGTTCTTCAAACTCGCCGGAAGTTTTTGCTTGTCCATAAAGCTTTTTAAGCCTTTCGGTAAGTTCCTTTTCCAGTTCCGAGTTTTGAATGCCGGTTATTTCCCAGATGGAAGTCCGTCTGAGAATGGCGGAGTCTATTGTTTCTTCCGGGTGTTTCCGGAGGTATTCAGCCGCGAAAAAAAGAAACAATTTTATGACTTCGCGGATAAACTCGCGGTGCTCTTCGGGCGTCCGGGGTGATGTATTCAATGCTGCCAACCAGGGCCTCCCTTGTTTCAATGGTTTTCAGGTATCAGGCGCGTAATTGTAGCCGCGGAGTGTTTTTTGTCAATGGGCGATCCATTTCAAAATCAGCATGAAGTATGGCGCAATGGCCCAATAACCGGCCGAAAAAAGCTTGAACCGGACCGGCAAAGGCGGCAGAATGCACATCGGCAGACAATTCAATCTTAATCGTCCCGGGGCCGGATTGATCAACCGCCGGAACATCGTTAAAACAATAGGAGGAAAAAAATGAAAATAACTGCGGGAATATTATTGGCGGCAGTTTTAATTGCCGCCGGCGGCGCGGCGCGCGCGGAAGGATTGCAGGATTCGGTGGACCAGGCCGCGGACATTATTAAACGTTTCAAGGAAATGCCGGAAAAATCCATTCCGGAGAAAGTTATCCGTGATGCCCGCGGGTTGGCGATTATGACCGTGGTTAAGGCCGGTTTTGTTTTGAGCGCCCGCGGCGGCCAGGGCATTGTCGTTGCCCGTCTTGCCGGCACCAATGAATGGTCGGGGCCTTCGGCCATTGCCACCGGCGGCGCCGGGTTGGGGTTTCAAATCGGCGCACAGGCCAGCGAATTTGTTCTGGTGTTGAATACGGCTGAGGCGGTGAAGGCGTTTTCCAGGGGAGGGAACATTTCGCTCGGCACGGATTTAAGCGTCGCCGCCGGACCGGTCGGACGCGACCTGGCCGTGGATGTTGCGCCAACGACCGCCATTTACACTTACAGCAAAAGCCAGGGACTGTTCGCGGGCGTGTCGCTGGAAGGCACGGTCATTGTCACGCGCAGCGAATCCAACACAAAATATTACGGCAAACATGTTGAACCAGATGACATCCTCAGCGGCAAAATACCGCCGCCGGAAGGCGCCCGCCGTTTGATTCGGGAACTGAAAAATTTCTGATGCCCGGCGGCATCCCGGAAAAAGAAAAACAATCGCTTCCGCGAATCCGCTCCGGCGGAACGGGAATCATATGCCTTCTTGCCGGCTTGCCCGGCCGTAGCCCGGCAGGGAGGGGGATGGAGCGGAGGAGATTCGAACTCCCGACCCCCACGTTGCGAACGTGGTGCTCTACCAACTGAGCTACCGCCCCGTTTCAGAAATGCGGAAGGCAGAATTATAACAGCCTGCTTGCCGCGCCTTCAGCGCGGTTACTGCCGCGCGGGCGCAATGGCGGCGGCTGCCGCCTGCTTGGCCTGCATTTTCATTTTTTTCTTCAGTTGCTTTTCTTTGATTGAAAGCTTGGGTTTGTTAGTGTGCCCGACGTTGCCTCTATCCATTCC encodes:
- a CDS encoding CNNM domain-containing protein encodes the protein MLLFIAVVLFTVVMSFICSLSEASLLSLSSADIARISEKRPKTAEIMRGFRNNIQKPIAVILITNTLANTMGASVAGSLFGSLFGSKLILVFSIVLSYVIIQWSEILPKSLGVRFNRQVACLIAGPLQKGMAILNPFTSFIEWMNRPFLSRGMVKSGHDTIGDISVLARFAFYNKLITSEQEGIVARSLKLSQTAVRDIMVAREEIKYLSTDMSLADALIEAHLHHHTRYILVNKGNLDEVLGYVNVKDIVSALQTNPKDPSLKGISRPIPVIKSSQFATELLKSLTKSYQHIALVHDADGRTAGLITIEDVVEAIVGDMEDEYDILPAYVYRLSDVRFIVGGGASLELLKSQTGFDLPDEGATVNDLLLGLVGTGLPAVEKKIAYKDIVFIIRKMRRSKIHEVMVEGRPQV
- the nadB gene encoding L-aspartate oxidase translates to MKIYDFDFVVIGSGIAGLMSAIHLGRLGRVCVLTKKDSAESNTNYAQGGIACVFSSDDSFEEHVQDTLTAGAGLCDEKVVRRIVASGPARIAELEVLGMKFAEEETSGGVRYDLGREGGHSKRRVLHAGDITGREIEKILLEKARASKAVIMEHCLAIDLITTGWLGLSGPNRCVGGYFLNRRTGEISAFRAPHTVLATGGGGKVYLYTSNPDIATGDGLALAWRAGVPIKNMEFIQFHPTCLYHSEAKSFLISEAVRGEGAVLVDAAGKPFMERYDPRGSLAPRDIVARAIDREMKTSGARCVYLDIRSQSPEFLKKRFPNIYRTCKTYGFDMARDLVPVVPAAHYFCGGVEAAVDGATALPGLYACGEVACTGLHGANRLASNSLLEALVCAFEMSAAVSRVPRRFEKVKIPDWQTGAAVSSDESIVIAHNWNEVRTCLWDYVGIVRTNKRLERARRRIGNLRAEIQEYYYDYVVTADLLELRNIAAVGELIVSSAALRHESRGLHYTLDYPGKDNSRAPVDTVIRDKPGGKLWGAN
- a CDS encoding YSC84-related protein yields the protein MKITAGILLAAVLIAAGGAARAEGLQDSVDQAADIIKRFKEMPEKSIPEKVIRDARGLAIMTVVKAGFVLSARGGQGIVVARLAGTNEWSGPSAIATGGAGLGFQIGAQASEFVLVLNTAEAVKAFSRGGNISLGTDLSVAAGPVGRDLAVDVAPTTAIYTYSKSQGLFAGVSLEGTVIVTRSESNTKYYGKHVEPDDILSGKIPPPEGARRLIRELKNF